In the genome of Fulvivirga maritima, one region contains:
- a CDS encoding TrkH family potassium uptake protein, with protein MRFNFKLILNILGILLIFNGIFMLLCLPFSLYYRETWWHLAASGGITALAGGIITASTRKNANKELKKKDGYLIVTMGWLIMSFFGTIPYLLSGSIPDLTNAFFETISGYTTTGASIINNIEGVPKGILFWRSLTQWIGGMGIIVLAVAILPILGIGGMQLFVAEAPGISPDKMKPRIKEVAKRLWFMYLGLTVAETILLMFGGMTFFDAINHSLTTMATGGFSTKNASVAYYESAYIQYVIIVFMFLAGTNFTITYFGLKGKFRKAWDNEEFRNYFFITLILSICISFFVFSSKWESFEKSFRDSLFQVVSVITTTGFVTADYTAWAPFLTIIFFLLMFMGASAGSTAGGIKVVRHTLLFKNSFLEMKRQLHPSAIIPVRLNGIAVSRDITYNVLAFIMIYLLVYGVGVFLLSFTGEEFDTALGAVATCLGNIGPGLGAVGPVNNFHEITGFGKWLLSFLMLLGRLELFTVLMLFNRNFWQKI; from the coding sequence ATGCGGTTTAATTTTAAATTAATACTAAATATACTCGGAATACTATTGATTTTCAATGGCATTTTCATGCTTCTATGTCTTCCTTTTTCTCTCTACTACCGAGAAACATGGTGGCACCTGGCCGCATCTGGTGGCATCACAGCCCTGGCAGGTGGCATTATTACAGCCTCCACCAGAAAGAATGCTAACAAAGAATTAAAGAAAAAAGATGGCTATCTCATTGTAACCATGGGCTGGCTTATCATGTCCTTTTTCGGCACCATCCCTTACCTACTTTCAGGTTCCATTCCAGACCTGACTAATGCCTTTTTTGAAACCATATCAGGCTATACCACTACAGGGGCATCTATCATTAATAACATAGAAGGTGTACCAAAAGGCATATTATTTTGGAGAAGCCTTACCCAATGGATTGGCGGTATGGGAATAATAGTACTAGCAGTAGCTATACTACCGATATTAGGTATTGGAGGAATGCAGCTCTTCGTAGCGGAAGCTCCTGGCATTTCACCAGACAAAATGAAGCCGCGAATAAAAGAAGTAGCCAAAAGACTATGGTTTATGTACCTAGGCCTTACCGTGGCCGAAACCATTTTATTAATGTTTGGTGGCATGACTTTTTTCGATGCTATCAACCATTCGCTCACCACCATGGCTACCGGTGGCTTTTCTACTAAAAATGCCAGTGTAGCCTACTATGAATCTGCATATATTCAGTATGTAATTATTGTATTCATGTTCCTGGCAGGTACTAACTTTACTATCACCTACTTTGGCCTTAAAGGAAAATTCAGAAAAGCCTGGGATAATGAGGAGTTTAGAAATTATTTCTTCATAACCCTGATCCTTTCCATTTGCATTTCCTTCTTTGTATTTTCTTCCAAATGGGAAAGCTTCGAAAAGTCGTTCAGAGATTCTCTATTTCAAGTAGTGAGCGTTATCACTACCACAGGCTTTGTTACCGCAGACTACACCGCCTGGGCTCCATTCTTAACTATAATCTTTTTCTTACTTATGTTCATGGGAGCTTCCGCCGGTTCTACCGCAGGAGGCATTAAAGTAGTACGCCATACATTACTATTCAAAAACTCATTCCTGGAAATGAAGCGGCAACTACACCCATCAGCTATTATTCCTGTACGCCTAAACGGCATAGCAGTAAGCCGAGACATCACCTATAATGTGCTAGCCTTTATCATGATTTACCTTCTGGTATATGGAGTAGGTGTATTTTTATTATCGTTTACCGGAGAAGAATTTGATACTGCACTGGGTGCCGTAGCCACCTGCTTAGGCAATATTGGCCCTGGACTAGGCGCCGTAGGACCAGTAAATAACTTTCATGAAATAACAGGCTTCGGAAAATGGCTACTCTCCTTCCTTATGCTCCTAGGCCGACTAGAGCTATTTACCGTTTTAATGTTGTTCAACAGAAATTTCTGGCAGAAGATTTAA
- the era gene encoding GTPase Era: MTEKSHKAGFVSIIGKPNVGKSTLMNQMVGERLSIITSKAQTTRHRIMGIISGEDFQVIYSDTPGIIKPEYELHNSMMKFVYSSLEDADVVLFVTDIYEKFDEQLEEQLKKINQPLIFILNKIDQAKGTQANDKLDYWKENIKADAYLAVSALEGLNVDTIFNTIVELLPEHPAYFPKDELTDKPEKFFVEEIIREKIFLNYKKEVPYSTEVVVTEFKEDETIIRIRAEIYVERKSQKGIIIGKGGEALKKVGIASRTELEQFFGKQIHLETFVKVAENWRKKEISLKRFGYRS; encoded by the coding sequence ATGACTGAAAAATCTCATAAAGCTGGTTTCGTCAGTATAATAGGAAAACCTAATGTAGGTAAGTCCACTCTTATGAATCAGATGGTAGGAGAAAGATTATCTATTATTACCTCTAAGGCACAAACTACCCGCCATAGAATAATGGGTATAATCAGTGGTGAGGACTTTCAGGTCATTTATTCTGATACTCCTGGCATTATAAAACCTGAGTATGAATTACACAACTCCATGATGAAGTTTGTCTATTCTTCTCTGGAAGATGCCGATGTGGTGCTATTTGTTACTGACATTTATGAAAAATTTGATGAGCAGCTGGAAGAACAATTAAAAAAGATCAATCAGCCTTTAATATTTATTCTTAATAAAATAGATCAGGCAAAAGGTACGCAGGCCAATGACAAGCTAGATTACTGGAAAGAAAATATAAAGGCAGATGCCTATCTGGCCGTATCAGCTTTGGAAGGCTTAAATGTAGATACTATTTTTAACACTATTGTAGAGCTACTGCCTGAGCACCCGGCCTATTTCCCAAAAGATGAGCTTACTGATAAGCCGGAAAAGTTTTTTGTGGAAGAAATAATCAGAGAGAAAATATTTCTGAACTACAAAAAGGAGGTGCCTTACAGTACTGAAGTGGTGGTTACTGAATTTAAAGAAGATGAAACCATTATTAGAATAAGGGCTGAGATATATGTGGAGAGAAAAAGCCAAAAAGGCATTATAATAGGTAAAGGTGGCGAAGCATTAAAAAAAGTGGGGATAGCCTCCAGAACAGAACTAGAACAATTTTTCGGTAAACAAATTCACCTTGAAACCTTTGTTAAGGTAGCAGAGAACTGGCGAAAAAAAGAGATTAGCCTTAAGAGGTTTGGGTATCGATCTTAA
- the der gene encoding ribosome biogenesis GTPase Der yields MANILAIVGRPNVGKSTLFNRLIEKKKAIMDDESGVTRDRHYGYAEWTGKHFTVIDTGGYVTGSEDKFESQIRTQVELALDEATVILFMVDSYMGLTDLDKDFANVLRSSSKPIYLVANKADTTERIHMANEFYALGMGEVIPISSASGSGTGELLDVIVEHFDEGDEDPDEGVPKLAILGRPNVGKSSFLNSLLGVDRTIVTDEAGTTRDAINTRYTMYGKDFILTDTAGIRKKSKVKEDIEFYSVLRSIQALQDSDVCIILVDAERGLEAQDMSIISLAIKYNKGIMIMVNKWDLIEKDTKTADVYKKSIQQKLGQLDFIPIIFTSVTKKQRIFQAIEKAIEVYDNKTAKISTSELNDTLLPEIERYPPPALKGKYIKIKYVTQLPSQVPTFAFFCNLPQYIKAPYERFLENKIRKSFGLEGVPIRLFFRKK; encoded by the coding sequence ATGGCAAATATATTAGCAATTGTAGGCAGACCAAACGTTGGTAAATCAACGCTTTTCAACAGGCTTATTGAAAAGAAAAAGGCCATTATGGATGATGAAAGCGGAGTGACCCGTGACCGTCATTATGGCTATGCCGAATGGACTGGCAAGCACTTCACTGTAATAGATACCGGAGGGTATGTTACAGGCTCAGAAGATAAATTTGAGTCTCAAATAAGAACTCAGGTAGAACTAGCCCTTGACGAAGCCACCGTAATTTTATTTATGGTAGACAGTTACATGGGACTCACTGATCTGGATAAGGATTTTGCCAATGTTTTACGATCATCATCTAAGCCTATTTATTTGGTAGCCAATAAGGCAGATACTACTGAACGTATTCATATGGCTAACGAATTCTATGCTTTAGGCATGGGAGAAGTTATTCCTATTTCTTCTGCTAGTGGATCAGGTACGGGTGAGTTACTAGATGTAATAGTAGAGCATTTTGACGAGGGAGATGAAGATCCCGACGAAGGAGTGCCCAAACTAGCCATATTAGGTAGACCAAACGTAGGTAAATCTTCTTTCCTTAATTCACTGTTAGGGGTAGATCGCACTATAGTTACTGATGAAGCCGGCACTACCAGAGATGCTATCAATACCCGCTACACCATGTATGGTAAAGATTTTATTCTTACTGATACGGCGGGGATAAGGAAAAAATCTAAAGTAAAGGAAGATATTGAGTTTTACTCAGTACTTAGATCTATCCAAGCACTGCAAGATAGTGATGTGTGTATCATTTTAGTAGATGCTGAAAGAGGCTTAGAAGCTCAGGATATGAGTATAATCTCTTTGGCCATTAAGTATAATAAAGGTATTATGATAATGGTCAATAAATGGGACTTAATAGAAAAAGACACTAAAACAGCTGATGTTTATAAAAAGAGCATTCAGCAAAAGTTAGGTCAATTAGATTTTATTCCGATTATTTTTACTTCGGTAACTAAGAAGCAAAGAATTTTTCAGGCAATAGAAAAAGCCATAGAAGTATATGATAACAAAACGGCAAAAATCTCTACTTCTGAGCTTAATGACACCCTACTTCCAGAGATAGAAAGATACCCTCCACCAGCTTTAAAAGGTAAATATATCAAAATTAAGTACGTTACACAGCTTCCTAGTCAAGTTCCTACCTTCGCTTTTTTCTGTAACCTTCCACAGTACATAAAAGCGCCATACGAGCGTTTTTTGGAGAATAAAATCAGAAAAAGCTTCGGTTTAGAAGGTGTACCAATCAGGTTATTTTTTAGAAAAAAATAA
- a CDS encoding SprT-like domain-containing protein translates to MTSSEKKFKEALKKYLPEKSIDYCHWLWHENDFSLRIKKRRASKLGDYRFDPATGRQSISVNNNLNPYSFLITYIHEVAHLVTYSIHKRTVKPHGAEWKKNFRKLMTPMLTTEIFPQSVLQPLKEYLKNPKASSCNDHTLMAALRLHDAHGSLQLSDIPTGELFKFKNRVFRKESLRRSRYVCCEVSSNLKYLISKMAEVEKV, encoded by the coding sequence ATGACAAGTTCTGAAAAGAAATTTAAAGAAGCACTAAAAAAATACCTGCCAGAAAAATCCATTGACTATTGCCACTGGCTTTGGCATGAAAATGATTTTTCTCTAAGAATAAAGAAAAGAAGGGCCTCCAAACTTGGTGATTATAGGTTTGACCCTGCTACGGGCAGGCAAAGCATTTCTGTTAATAATAACCTTAACCCCTACTCATTTCTGATTACTTACATTCACGAAGTGGCTCATTTGGTGACTTACTCCATTCATAAAAGAACAGTAAAACCTCACGGGGCAGAGTGGAAGAAAAATTTTCGTAAACTGATGACTCCCATGCTTACTACGGAGATATTTCCGCAATCTGTACTGCAGCCTCTAAAAGAATATCTAAAAAACCCGAAAGCCTCCTCTTGTAATGACCATACTCTTATGGCTGCATTAAGGCTGCATGACGCACATGGGAGCCTCCAGCTGAGTGATATACCTACTGGAGAGCTATTTAAATTTAAAAACCGGGTTTTCAGAAAGGAAAGTTTACGTAGATCACGCTATGTCTGCTGCGAAGTAAGCTCAAACTTAAAATACCTTATCTCCAAAATGGCGGAGGTAGAAAAGGTATAA
- the murQ gene encoding N-acetylmuramic acid 6-phosphate etherase — translation MSTTESSSNFDNLEQMSIKELLQNINKEDASVPQAVEKAIPQIEALVAEIVLKMKEGGRLFYIGAGTSGRLGILDASEIPPTYGMPHNKVIGLIAGGDGAIRKAVEFAEDDEHQAWKDMEVFDINNGDVVIGIAASGTTPYVIGGLERANEQGLVTGCITCNANSPLAAVAKFPVEAIVGPEFVTGSTRMKAGTAQKLVLNMISTSVMIQLGRVKGNKMVDMQLSNNKLVDRGTRMLMEELSISREEAEKLLKQHGSVRNVIDNVR, via the coding sequence ATGAGTACAACCGAGTCAAGTTCTAATTTTGATAACCTGGAGCAAATGAGCATAAAGGAATTGCTTCAGAATATAAATAAAGAAGATGCCAGCGTACCCCAGGCAGTAGAGAAAGCCATCCCTCAAATAGAAGCTTTAGTGGCGGAGATAGTCCTAAAAATGAAGGAAGGAGGCCGCTTGTTTTACATCGGAGCCGGTACCAGCGGCCGGTTAGGTATATTAGATGCCTCTGAGATTCCGCCTACTTATGGCATGCCTCATAATAAAGTAATTGGTCTTATTGCTGGTGGAGATGGTGCCATAAGAAAGGCTGTGGAATTTGCTGAAGATGATGAACATCAGGCTTGGAAAGATATGGAGGTGTTTGATATTAATAATGGTGATGTGGTAATAGGTATAGCCGCCTCAGGAACCACGCCCTATGTGATAGGAGGATTGGAAAGAGCTAATGAGCAAGGATTAGTTACTGGTTGTATTACATGCAATGCTAACTCCCCGTTAGCAGCCGTGGCAAAATTTCCTGTGGAGGCCATAGTAGGGCCTGAGTTTGTTACCGGTAGTACCAGAATGAAGGCGGGAACAGCACAAAAGTTAGTTCTAAATATGATTTCTACTTCTGTAATGATTCAGTTAGGCCGCGTAAAGGGTAACAAGATGGTTGATATGCAGTTAAGCAATAATAAACTTGTAGATAGAGGTACACGTATGCTTATGGAAGAGCTGTCTATTAGCAGAGAAGAGGCGGAAAAGCTTTTGAAGCAACACGGCTCTGTGAGGAATGTGATTGATAACGTAAGATAG
- a CDS encoding N-acetylglucosamine kinase: MILIADSGSTKTDWRLIDSEGAVEQYKSAGINPYQQKEEDIRAEIMESLKPQINHEVHQVFFYGAGCSSKDNIASLERVFTEAFPNAIVRVNHDLMGAARALCGHEAGIACILGTGTNSCLYDGRDIISNVPSLGYALGDEGSGAWLGINLVSDFLRGDMDSDLADKLVKQYEITKDVVLENVYKRPMPNRYLAKFSRFLFHHVHHPYVSALVHRGFTLFMEKNVKKYENFDQLPVHFTGSIAFYYNNILRQVAAEQGIILKLVIESPIAGLTLFHQNSIIER; the protein is encoded by the coding sequence ATGATATTAATAGCCGACAGTGGTAGTACCAAAACAGACTGGCGTCTTATAGATTCGGAAGGAGCTGTAGAGCAATATAAGTCAGCAGGAATAAACCCATACCAGCAAAAGGAAGAAGATATACGAGCTGAGATTATGGAGTCTTTAAAACCACAGATAAATCATGAGGTGCATCAGGTATTCTTTTATGGAGCGGGCTGTTCATCTAAAGACAATATAGCTTCCTTAGAGCGAGTGTTTACAGAGGCTTTTCCTAATGCGATAGTGAGAGTGAATCATGATCTCATGGGAGCAGCCAGAGCACTTTGCGGTCATGAGGCAGGCATAGCCTGCATATTGGGTACGGGTACTAACTCTTGTTTGTATGATGGCAGAGACATAATTAGTAATGTGCCTTCTCTGGGCTATGCATTAGGCGACGAAGGGAGTGGTGCCTGGCTGGGGATTAATTTGGTGTCTGACTTTTTGCGAGGGGATATGGACTCTGACCTGGCGGATAAGCTGGTGAAGCAATACGAGATAACTAAAGATGTGGTGCTGGAAAATGTTTATAAAAGGCCCATGCCTAACCGATATCTGGCCAAATTCAGCAGATTTTTATTTCACCATGTTCATCACCCTTACGTAAGTGCACTAGTGCATAGAGGTTTTACGCTTTTTATGGAGAAGAATGTGAAAAAGTACGAAAACTTCGATCAGTTGCCGGTACACTTTACAGGTTCTATAGCTTTTTACTATAATAATATTTTAAGGCAGGTAGCCGCAGAGCAGGGAATAATATTGAAACTTGTTATTGAAAGTCCTATTGCTGGTTTAACATTGTTCCACCAAAACAGTATTATAGAAAGATGA
- a CDS encoding peptidase, translated as MNLKCAAVLICLLIFATSACNDDDTAQPNTSTLQPVGASSHDFLSDENYESLNIEIQYMTGYEPSSAVLNSLESFLSTILNKPAGIVFIKNEIVAEGKTTYSAADIRALEQIKRTQYTSNKNIAAYFIFLDGGYSEDSSSSKVLGIAYQNSSMAIFQKTIESLSGGIGQPSTNLLSSTVTQHEFGHILGLVNNGTDMVAQHQDVPHGKHCDDADCLMYWTVENSNNLADLLGMSSPPSLDTNCLADLKANGGK; from the coding sequence ATGAATTTAAAATGCGCAGCTGTACTGATATGTTTATTAATATTTGCCACCAGCGCTTGTAATGATGATGATACTGCTCAACCGAATACAAGCACGTTACAGCCGGTAGGAGCATCTTCTCACGATTTTCTTTCTGATGAAAATTATGAAAGCCTAAATATAGAAATACAATATATGACCGGCTACGAACCTTCATCTGCTGTTTTAAATAGTTTAGAAAGCTTTCTTTCAACGATATTGAATAAACCAGCAGGAATAGTATTCATTAAAAATGAAATAGTTGCTGAAGGAAAAACCACTTACAGCGCAGCTGATATTAGAGCCCTGGAGCAAATTAAGCGTACCCAATACACCAGTAATAAGAATATTGCAGCTTATTTTATTTTCCTGGATGGTGGGTATAGTGAAGATTCGTCTTCTTCAAAAGTATTGGGCATAGCTTACCAAAATAGTTCCATGGCCATATTTCAAAAAACCATTGAAAGCCTGAGCGGCGGCATTGGCCAACCCAGCACCAATCTCTTAAGCTCTACGGTAACTCAGCATGAATTTGGTCATATTCTCGGGCTGGTAAATAATGGCACTGACATGGTTGCCCAGCATCAGGATGTGCCCCATGGCAAACATTGTGATGATGCTGACTGCCTTATGTACTGGACTGTAGAAAACAGTAATAACTTGGCTGATCTATTAGGCATGAGTAGCCCACCTTCCTTAGATACCAATTGTCTTGCAGACTTAAAAGCTAACGGTGGCAAATAA
- a CDS encoding cytochrome b5 domain-containing protein: MNENDIPTYTIGQLALRNGQDKDDIWVAYQGKIYDVTSSRLWRNGQHYEHWAGQDLTPELVDAPHNENVFDKFKVVGQLKK; encoded by the coding sequence ATGAATGAAAATGATATTCCCACTTATACAATCGGCCAGCTGGCGCTTAGAAACGGGCAAGATAAAGATGATATTTGGGTAGCTTATCAGGGTAAGATTTATGATGTAACCAGCTCAAGGCTATGGCGCAATGGTCAGCATTATGAACACTGGGCCGGACAAGACCTTACGCCAGAGCTGGTAGATGCACCTCATAACGAGAATGTATTTGATAAGTTTAAGGTAGTGGGACAGTTGAAAAAATAG
- a CDS encoding dipeptidase, with amino-acid sequence MLLAIRDIPKKEDSTNDNQLKIRAQELALNYTLVDTHVDLPYRLKHSHFNIEEDQQELISTKKGDFDFERAKIGGLDAPFMSIYIPSDYQVKGGAPALADSLIDMVNSIATALPEKFEVATSPADVERIGSEGKIALPMGIENGAAIEDSLGYLTHFKERGISYITLTHAKDNLICDSSYDTAYTWNGLSKFGEQVVLEMNQLGIMVDVSHISDSAFYDVMRISKTPVIASHSSCRHFTSGFERNMSDDMITLLAKKGGVIQINFGSTFVDDVSREKSDAAEKYMKDHNLTESDSLFITYLTQNPIYSNLDKVADHIDHIVQLVGIDYVGLGSDFDGVGDTLPTELKDVSNYPNLIYTLLKRGYSESDIEKICSKNIFRVWQEVIDYAEDIATP; translated from the coding sequence TTGCTGCTTGCAATCAGGGATATTCCAAAAAAAGAAGATAGCACTAATGACAACCAGTTAAAGATCAGAGCTCAAGAGCTGGCCTTGAACTACACATTGGTAGATACACATGTAGATTTACCCTACCGATTAAAGCACAGCCATTTTAACATAGAGGAAGATCAGCAAGAGTTAATCTCCACTAAAAAAGGTGATTTTGACTTTGAAAGAGCTAAAATTGGAGGCCTTGACGCTCCTTTTATGTCTATTTACATCCCTTCTGACTATCAGGTTAAAGGTGGGGCACCGGCATTGGCCGATTCACTAATAGACATGGTAAACAGCATAGCCACGGCACTACCTGAAAAATTTGAGGTGGCCACTTCTCCTGCTGATGTAGAAAGAATAGGCTCCGAAGGAAAAATAGCCCTGCCTATGGGAATAGAAAACGGAGCCGCCATTGAAGATAGCCTGGGCTATCTGACTCACTTCAAAGAGAGAGGTATTAGCTATATCACACTTACTCATGCTAAAGACAATCTCATTTGCGATTCATCTTATGACACCGCTTACACGTGGAATGGTCTCAGCAAATTTGGCGAACAAGTGGTTCTGGAAATGAATCAATTGGGAATAATGGTTGATGTATCTCACATTTCTGATAGCGCTTTTTATGATGTAATGAGAATTTCAAAAACTCCGGTAATTGCTTCTCATTCTTCTTGCAGGCATTTTACGTCTGGCTTTGAAAGAAATATGTCTGATGACATGATTACCCTTTTAGCTAAAAAAGGAGGAGTGATCCAAATTAATTTCGGGTCTACCTTTGTAGATGATGTGTCTCGCGAAAAAAGTGATGCTGCGGAAAAATACATGAAAGACCATAACCTTACAGAAAGTGACAGCCTATTCATCACCTACCTTACTCAAAACCCTATTTACAGTAACCTTGATAAAGTGGCCGATCATATTGACCACATAGTGCAGCTCGTAGGTATTGATTATGTAGGTCTGGGTTCTGATTTTGATGGCGTAGGAGATACTTTGCCTACAGAGCTAAAAGATGTCTCTAATTATCCCAACCTTATTTATACTTTATTAAAAAGAGGATATTCTGAATCAGACATAGAAAAAATATGCTCTAAAAACATTTTCAGAGTTTGGCAAGAAGTCATTGATTACGCTGAAGACATAGCCACTCCTTAA
- a CDS encoding DUF6438 domain-containing protein → MKNLLLLLLITIISCKTTQKTEAQEDPIIKMEKTPCFGTCPEYSLEIFADNTAKLHAVQHLPLKGDYKAKISDSQLSALISAFEEGKFFEYEKEYTANISDMPTTYLTFNHKGKVKKVKDYHGAPESLKKLEKQVAALVDTLEWEEVEE, encoded by the coding sequence ATGAAAAATTTATTATTGCTTCTTTTAATAACTATAATTTCTTGTAAAACCACGCAAAAAACTGAGGCACAAGAAGATCCTATCATAAAAATGGAGAAAACGCCATGCTTTGGTACTTGCCCGGAATATTCATTAGAAATATTTGCGGATAATACTGCGAAGCTACATGCCGTGCAGCATTTACCTCTTAAAGGAGATTATAAAGCTAAAATCAGTGATAGCCAGCTAAGTGCATTGATCTCAGCTTTTGAAGAAGGAAAGTTCTTTGAATACGAAAAGGAGTATACTGCTAATATTTCTGACATGCCTACGACTTACCTTACTTTTAACCATAAAGGGAAAGTGAAAAAAGTCAAAGATTACCACGGCGCACCGGAATCTCTTAAGAAGTTAGAAAAGCAGGTGGCGGCATTAGTAGATACCCTTGAATGGGAAGAGGTGGAAGAATAG